A window of the Thiomicrospira microaerophila genome harbors these coding sequences:
- a CDS encoding AMP-binding protein, with amino-acid sequence MKALARWLFKLLWRVEVRGLKHYAKVDQTKTPLLIVANHQSLLDGPLIDLFVPGSTTFMIHADHTGGWKRWILKLANFIEVDMHSPLAAKHMIEALKTGKQGMIFPEGRISTTGGLMKVYEGTALVADKTGAMILPVHIENAHLSRFSYLDGRVRWTQRRWFPKITLTILEPQQLSITPGLKGHARHAELKLAIYKLMRDSQFYARFQPKNLTQALLDAKQQFGYQACSIADAQGNQLGLKKLVLAARVLGLKLDQTLPNQNYVGVMLPNVAGMAAVFFALQAYGRVPAMLNFTAGQTALLSACRTAQLKTVLTSRKFIELAGLQVLAEGLAQEVELVYLEDLREQIGTGLKLTALSRSVKQLPGLVITPDKPAVVLFTSGSEGVPKAVLLSHANIVANIEQVSAMFSLLPGDPVFNALPTFHSFGLTAGLLWPLLKGAQVELHPSPLHYGIIPERIYQTNARLFFATDSFYRGYAKKADAYDFYSIDALVAGAEKLKLETRQLYSDQFHKPIFEGYGVTETSPVLAVNIPQMCQHGTVGQFVPGMDYRLEPVAGLVEGGRLWVKGPNVMLGYFKADNPGVLEPVEDGWYDTGDIVTVNQQGFITIQGRAKRFAKIAGEMVSLSAIESAVAGVCLHGQAVAVRVPDEHKGERIVLVTDDNHLNKQQVAQAIRQAGLNELAIPKTILFVEQIPLLGTGKINYPAVDELVSH; translated from the coding sequence ATGAAAGCACTGGCTAGGTGGTTGTTTAAGTTGTTGTGGCGAGTTGAGGTGCGAGGTCTGAAGCATTACGCCAAGGTCGATCAAACCAAAACGCCGTTGCTGATTGTGGCGAATCATCAATCCTTGCTGGATGGGCCGTTGATTGATTTGTTTGTACCTGGGTCAACCACCTTTATGATTCATGCCGACCATACTGGGGGCTGGAAACGCTGGATTTTAAAGTTGGCAAATTTTATCGAAGTTGATATGCACAGTCCCTTGGCAGCAAAACATATGATTGAGGCCTTAAAAACCGGTAAACAGGGGATGATTTTTCCGGAAGGACGGATTAGCACCACCGGCGGGTTGATGAAGGTCTATGAAGGCACTGCGCTGGTGGCAGATAAAACCGGGGCGATGATTTTACCGGTACACATTGAAAATGCCCATTTGAGCCGGTTTTCCTATTTAGATGGGCGGGTGCGCTGGACGCAACGTCGTTGGTTTCCCAAAATCACCCTAACGATTTTAGAGCCACAACAACTTAGCATTACACCTGGGTTGAAAGGTCATGCGCGTCATGCTGAATTGAAATTAGCGATTTATAAGTTAATGCGCGATAGCCAGTTTTATGCGCGTTTTCAACCGAAAAATTTAACCCAGGCTTTGTTGGATGCGAAACAGCAATTCGGTTACCAGGCCTGCTCGATTGCCGACGCGCAGGGTAATCAACTCGGCTTAAAAAAACTGGTGTTGGCGGCGCGGGTGTTGGGTTTAAAGCTGGATCAAACCCTGCCAAATCAAAACTACGTTGGCGTGATGTTGCCGAATGTTGCCGGTATGGCAGCGGTATTTTTTGCGTTGCAGGCCTATGGTCGCGTGCCAGCGATGTTGAATTTTACCGCCGGACAGACGGCGTTGCTGTCGGCTTGCCGGACCGCGCAACTCAAAACGGTTTTGACCTCACGTAAGTTTATTGAACTCGCTGGGCTGCAAGTTTTGGCAGAGGGTTTGGCGCAAGAGGTTGAACTGGTGTATTTAGAAGATTTGCGCGAACAAATCGGCACAGGTTTAAAGCTCACGGCGCTTAGTCGTTCTGTTAAACAGCTACCAGGCCTGGTGATAACGCCCGACAAACCGGCGGTGGTGTTGTTTACGTCCGGTTCGGAAGGTGTGCCCAAAGCGGTGTTGCTATCCCATGCAAATATTGTTGCGAATATCGAACAGGTCAGTGCGATGTTTAGTTTATTGCCGGGTGATCCGGTGTTTAACGCCTTGCCGACCTTCCACAGTTTTGGTTTAACCGCTGGGTTGTTATGGCCATTACTCAAAGGCGCACAGGTAGAGCTTCATCCTTCTCCCTTACACTATGGCATTATTCCAGAGCGGATTTATCAAACCAATGCGCGCTTGTTTTTCGCCACCGACAGTTTTTATCGGGGTTATGCTAAAAAAGCCGATGCCTATGATTTTTATAGCATCGATGCGTTGGTCGCCGGGGCAGAAAAACTTAAACTCGAAACCCGCCAGCTTTATAGTGATCAATTTCATAAACCGATTTTTGAAGGCTATGGCGTGACAGAAACCTCACCGGTGCTGGCCGTCAATATTCCGCAAATGTGTCAGCATGGCACGGTCGGGCAGTTTGTTCCGGGAATGGACTATCGGCTGGAACCGGTAGCAGGCCTAGTTGAGGGAGGGCGCTTATGGGTAAAAGGACCGAACGTGATGCTGGGGTATTTTAAGGCAGACAACCCAGGTGTGCTCGAACCGGTTGAAGACGGCTGGTATGACACAGGCGATATCGTCACGGTCAACCAACAGGGCTTTATCACGATCCAAGGGCGTGCCAAACGCTTTGCCAAAATTGCAGGTGAAATGGTGTCCTTATCGGCGATTGAAAGCGCGGTGGCAGGTGTGTGCTTACACGGTCAAGCCGTGGCGGTGCGGGTGCCGGATGAGCATAAAGGCGAGCGCATTGTGCTGGTGACCGATGATAATCACCTTAATAAACAGCAGGTCGCACAGGCGATTCGGCAGGCCGGTTTAAACGAATTGGCGATACCTAAAACGATATTATTTGTCGAACAGATTCCCTTGTTAGGCACAGGTAAGATAAACTATCCAGCGGTTGATGAACTGGTATCTCATTAA
- a CDS encoding Na/Pi cotransporter family protein — MLKKVLLPGILVLLAYGFWVSPDFKDIAAGIALFMFGMILLEEGFKAFTGGALENVLRKSTSHQWKSFSFGAVATTLMQSSSLVSLITISFVGAQMISLAAGIGIIMGANIGTTTGAWLIAGFGLKVDIASYAMPMLVFGVVLLFQKNKTYKGIGSILMGVAFLFLGIHYMKIGFEAFQSGFDLTAYAVPGLLGVLLFTLIGMAITTIMQSSHATLLITIAALATGQVTYENALALAIGANLGSTVTALLGGVASNIWGKRLAFAHLTFNLITAAVTIIFINQFVWLVDHLAALIGINDDSYLLKLALFHTLFNLLGVVLLWPFVPRLEKELIKRVDFKPESSEQPLYLYPEALETPATAVSAVRQEVGHLYDNAYGILVHGISLRRAVIESDESLDEAVKYTRRIMPLDLDDSYENKIKALHNEIVDFIGQAQVRELTPQATEALYVLRQASRDIVESVKAMKHLHKNLSKHGVSGNLAIREEYDAMRLILAKLLRALQQARNDSAESIPLSMDALKLELEKSSRELIAQLDDKIRHRRIQPAIATSIMNDEGYTVELGRNLIDALRVILTEENVQSNQDLALTTDEIAQLASDSESTPQVKA, encoded by the coding sequence ATGTTAAAAAAAGTATTACTGCCCGGTATTTTAGTTTTATTAGCCTATGGTTTTTGGGTTAGCCCGGACTTTAAAGATATTGCAGCCGGTATCGCGCTGTTTATGTTCGGTATGATTTTGCTCGAAGAAGGCTTTAAAGCCTTTACCGGCGGCGCACTTGAAAATGTACTACGCAAATCCACCAGCCATCAATGGAAAAGCTTTAGCTTTGGCGCGGTCGCTACCACCCTGATGCAATCGAGCAGCTTGGTTTCATTGATTACGATTTCATTTGTCGGCGCGCAAATGATTAGCCTTGCCGCCGGCATCGGCATTATTATGGGCGCGAACATCGGTACCACCACCGGTGCCTGGTTGATTGCCGGTTTTGGTTTGAAAGTCGATATCGCCAGCTATGCGATGCCGATGTTGGTGTTTGGTGTCGTGCTGTTATTTCAAAAAAACAAAACCTATAAGGGCATCGGCTCGATTTTAATGGGGGTGGCGTTTTTATTCCTCGGTATTCATTACATGAAAATCGGTTTTGAAGCCTTTCAATCCGGTTTTGATTTAACTGCCTATGCGGTACCAGGCCTGTTAGGTGTGTTGCTGTTTACGCTAATCGGTATGGCGATTACTACGATTATGCAATCCAGCCATGCCACCTTGTTGATCACGATTGCCGCCTTGGCGACAGGTCAAGTTACCTATGAAAACGCCTTAGCCTTGGCGATTGGCGCGAACCTCGGTAGTACCGTGACCGCGTTACTTGGCGGCGTGGCATCGAATATCTGGGGCAAACGTTTAGCCTTTGCGCATCTTACGTTTAATCTTATTACTGCGGCCGTTACGATTATTTTTATCAACCAGTTCGTCTGGTTGGTGGACCATCTCGCGGCGTTGATTGGGATAAATGATGACAGTTATTTATTAAAACTCGCCCTGTTTCACACACTGTTTAACCTATTGGGTGTGGTGCTGCTTTGGCCATTTGTTCCAAGATTAGAAAAAGAATTGATTAAGCGTGTTGATTTTAAACCCGAGTCTTCAGAACAACCACTTTACCTTTATCCTGAAGCGTTGGAAACACCTGCCACCGCGGTCAGTGCGGTGCGTCAAGAGGTGGGTCACCTCTATGACAATGCCTATGGTATTTTGGTGCATGGCATCAGCTTGCGGCGAGCGGTGATTGAGTCGGATGAGTCTTTAGATGAAGCGGTTAAATACACCCGTCGGATTATGCCACTGGATTTAGATGACAGTTACGAAAACAAAATTAAAGCGTTACATAATGAAATTGTCGATTTTATTGGTCAAGCGCAGGTGCGTGAACTCACCCCCCAAGCGACCGAAGCGCTTTATGTCTTGCGTCAAGCCAGTCGTGATATAGTCGAATCGGTTAAAGCGATGAAGCACCTGCATAAAAACCTGAGTAAGCACGGGGTGTCGGGTAACTTAGCGATTCGTGAAGAATATGATGCGATGCGCTTAATTTTGGCAAAATTATTGCGTGCCTTACAGCAGGCGCGTAATGATTCAGCTGAATCCATTCCACTATCAATGGACGCGTTAAAGCTCGAATTAGAAAAATCATCACGTGAGCTGATTGCTCAGCTTGATGACAAAATTCGCCATAGACGTATTCAACCGGCTATTGCTACTTCAATTATGAATGACGAGGGTTATACGGTTGAATTGGGAAGAAATTTAATTGACGCATTGCGTGTTATATTAACTGAAGAGAATGTACAATCAAATCAAGACCTAGCACTGACAACCGATGAAATTGCACAGCTCGCTAGCGATAGCGAATCCACACCGCAGGTTAAGGCTTAA
- the argH gene encoding argininosuccinate lyase — MTQNINQEKLSSGRFTESTDAFVEEFTASIQFDHRMYRQDIQGSIAHARMLYKVGILDAKEEDAIIKGLQHIQQEIENGEMHWSIKQEDIHMNIESRLTQMIGVTGKKLHTGRSRNDQVATDIRLYLRDEIDFILTELKRLQQGIVSVAEREADTIMPGFTHLQTAQPVTFGHHMMAWYEMLVRDVERLQDCRKRVNTLPLGSAALAGTTYPIDREYTAKLLGFDRISQNSLDGVSDRDFAIEFTAWAATLLMHMTRFSEELILWSSAQFQFIDLPDRFCTGSSIMPQKKNPDVPELVRGKSGRVYGHLISLLTLMKSQPLAYNKDNQEDKEPLFDTVDTVRGCLRAFADMVPAIQVKREVTYQAAKRGFSTATDLADYLVRQGMAFRDAHEVVGLAVAHGVKNGLDLSEMSLETLQSFSDKISEDVFEVLTLEGSVAARNHLGGTAPEQVKNQIALAKKVIA; from the coding sequence ATGACTCAAAATATTAACCAAGAAAAATTATCAAGCGGTCGATTTACCGAATCGACCGATGCGTTTGTTGAAGAATTTACCGCTTCGATACAATTCGACCATCGTATGTATCGCCAAGATATCCAAGGCTCAATCGCCCATGCACGGATGCTTTACAAGGTAGGCATCTTAGATGCAAAAGAAGAAGATGCGATTATCAAAGGATTGCAACACATCCAACAAGAAATTGAAAATGGTGAAATGCATTGGTCGATTAAACAAGAAGATATTCATATGAATATCGAATCACGCTTAACCCAAATGATTGGGGTGACCGGAAAAAAACTTCATACCGGCCGTTCGCGCAATGATCAAGTCGCTACCGATATTCGCCTTTATTTACGTGATGAAATTGATTTCATTCTGACCGAGTTAAAGCGACTACAGCAGGGCATCGTTTCTGTTGCAGAACGTGAAGCTGATACAATTATGCCCGGTTTTACCCATTTACAAACCGCACAGCCTGTTACCTTTGGCCATCATATGATGGCCTGGTACGAAATGCTGGTGCGTGATGTCGAACGTCTGCAAGATTGTCGTAAACGAGTCAACACCCTACCTCTTGGTTCGGCGGCTTTGGCAGGTACCACCTACCCGATTGATCGCGAATACACTGCAAAACTATTGGGATTTGACCGTATAAGTCAAAACTCTCTGGATGGGGTATCGGATCGTGATTTTGCAATCGAATTTACGGCTTGGGCTGCGACCTTGTTAATGCACATGACCCGCTTTTCGGAAGAATTAATTCTTTGGTCATCAGCGCAGTTTCAGTTTATTGATCTACCCGATCGTTTTTGCACCGGCTCATCCATCATGCCGCAAAAGAAAAACCCGGACGTACCAGAATTGGTTCGCGGTAAATCAGGACGGGTTTATGGGCATTTAATTAGCCTTCTCACGCTGATGAAGTCACAACCCCTCGCCTATAACAAAGACAACCAAGAAGACAAAGAGCCCTTGTTTGATACGGTAGATACCGTGCGGGGTTGTCTGCGCGCGTTTGCCGACATGGTACCGGCGATACAGGTTAAACGTGAGGTGACATACCAAGCCGCCAAGCGCGGTTTTTCAACCGCTACCGATTTGGCCGATTACTTGGTTCGTCAAGGCATGGCTTTTCGTGATGCACATGAGGTGGTCGGTTTAGCAGTCGCCCATGGCGTAAAAAACGGTTTGGATCTTTCTGAGATGTCACTAGAAACCCTACAGAGCTTTAGCGATAAGATTTCTGAAGATGTGTTTGAGGTTTTAACCTTAGAAGGTTCGGTTGCCGCCCGAAATCACCTAGGCGGCACCGCACCGGAACAAGTCAAAAACCAAATTGCTTTAGCCAAAAAAGTAATAGCATAA
- a CDS encoding thioredoxin family protein gives MPIIYLLLTALLLSGCSSQQANAHKILEMDDFHAVSQAAQEMNIPIMIMFTAEHCNFCHQLERDVLNPMIRGGLYDGYAMFMRKVDLDLQRPIKFSDKETISKRNFARMYRAQVTPTVIFINAKGVPVAEPLVGTMDVQLYAGLIHQRLNIAYANMGNPMRLPISPDQMRRPLASN, from the coding sequence ATGCCTATTATCTATTTGCTGTTGACTGCCCTACTACTGAGTGGATGTTCAAGCCAACAAGCCAATGCGCATAAAATACTAGAGATGGATGATTTCCACGCTGTTTCTCAAGCTGCTCAAGAAATGAATATTCCGATTATGATTATGTTTACCGCTGAACACTGCAACTTCTGCCACCAACTTGAGCGCGATGTGCTTAATCCGATGATTCGCGGTGGGCTTTATGACGGTTACGCCATGTTCATGCGTAAGGTCGATCTAGACCTTCAACGTCCAATAAAATTTTCCGATAAAGAAACCATTTCAAAGCGCAATTTCGCTAGAATGTACCGTGCGCAGGTTACGCCCACTGTAATTTTTATTAATGCCAAGGGTGTACCGGTGGCGGAGCCGCTAGTGGGAACCATGGATGTTCAGTTGTATGCGGGTTTAATCCATCAACGATTAAATATTGCCTATGCTAACATGGGAAATCCGATGCGCTTACCAATTAGCCCTGATCAAATGCGGCGCCCTTTAGCTTCTAATTAA
- a CDS encoding thioredoxin family protein, with product MKKLLIFGFSLFLLAGCFDRQAHANMQELSDFHWLSQQARANNIPIMLMFTGPHCEFCTQLERTVFNPMLRGGMYEGYALHMRKVSELHQEIRFNADERITKRNLARMYRADVTPTVIFVDSRGIPVAEPMIGSMEVQLYLGMIHQRLNQAYERMGNPMRLPVNPDQMQRPLPSAH from the coding sequence ATGAAAAAACTACTTATCTTTGGCTTTAGCTTGTTTTTATTAGCAGGGTGTTTTGATCGCCAAGCCCATGCAAACATGCAAGAACTATCTGATTTCCACTGGCTTTCACAACAAGCCCGCGCAAATAATATTCCGATTATGCTAATGTTTACTGGGCCTCATTGTGAGTTTTGCACCCAGTTAGAACGCACGGTGTTTAATCCAATGCTACGCGGCGGCATGTATGAGGGCTATGCCTTGCATATGCGAAAAGTCAGTGAGTTGCATCAAGAAATTAGGTTTAATGCTGATGAGCGGATTACCAAGCGTAATCTTGCCAGAATGTATCGAGCAGATGTGACCCCAACGGTCATTTTTGTTGATTCTCGCGGCATTCCGGTCGCTGAGCCAATGATTGGTTCGATGGAGGTTCAACTTTATTTGGGAATGATTCATCAGCGTTTAAATCAAGCTTATGAACGCATGGGTAATCCTATGCGCCTGCCAGTTAACCCAGATCAAATGCAGCGCCCACTACCTTCCGCACATTAA
- the hemC gene encoding hydroxymethylbilane synthase produces MKKKLTIATRKSPLAMWQAEFVKAELEKAHPGLVVELAPMSTKGDKILDVPLAKIGGKGLFTKELEDRMLAGEADLAVHSMKDVPMVLPEGFALSAIMKRHDPTDAFVSNQYASLDDLPQGAILGTSSLRRQAQFKALRPDLEVRFLRGNVGTRLGKLDAGEYDAIILATSGLERLGLEGRIRARMAPELCLPAVAQGALGIETLAGDTETQALIAVLNHPDTEIVVKTERAMNHTLDGGCQVPIGGFALLEDGEVWLRGLVAETDGSLIVRQEGRAPVNEAEAMGRRIGQALLDSGAREILTKLYANE; encoded by the coding sequence ATGAAAAAAAAGTTAACGATTGCAACCCGTAAAAGTCCGCTTGCGATGTGGCAGGCAGAGTTTGTTAAAGCAGAATTAGAAAAAGCGCATCCAGGCCTGGTGGTAGAGCTAGCGCCAATGAGTACCAAGGGTGACAAAATTTTAGATGTTCCTTTAGCTAAAATTGGTGGTAAAGGTTTATTTACTAAGGAATTAGAAGACCGGATGTTGGCCGGTGAAGCCGATTTGGCGGTGCATTCGATGAAAGATGTGCCTATGGTCTTGCCGGAAGGTTTTGCATTGAGTGCCATTATGAAGCGCCATGATCCTACGGATGCGTTTGTATCCAACCAGTATGCGTCGCTTGATGACTTGCCCCAAGGCGCTATTTTGGGTACCTCTAGTTTACGTCGTCAGGCTCAGTTTAAAGCACTGCGCCCAGATCTTGAAGTAAGGTTTTTACGCGGAAATGTCGGTACGCGTTTGGGTAAATTAGATGCCGGTGAATATGATGCGATTATTCTTGCGACCTCCGGGCTTGAGCGTTTAGGCTTAGAGGGTCGTATTCGTGCGCGTATGGCACCTGAACTTTGCTTGCCGGCAGTGGCACAAGGGGCGTTGGGTATTGAAACCCTAGCTGGTGACACGGAAACCCAAGCCTTGATTGCGGTTTTGAACCACCCGGATACCGAGATTGTGGTGAAAACTGAGCGAGCAATGAATCATACTTTGGATGGCGGCTGTCAAGTGCCTATTGGTGGATTTGCATTACTTGAGGATGGCGAAGTTTGGTTGCGTGGGTTGGTTGCGGAAACCGATGGGTCATTGATCGTGCGTCAGGAAGGCCGTGCGCCGGTTAATGAGGCGGAAGCCATGGGGCGTCGCATTGGGCAAGCCCTGCTGGACAGTGGCGCGCGTGAAATTTTAACAAAATTGTACGCAAACGAATAA
- a CDS encoding uroporphyrinogen-III synthase codes for MNQACLLNTRPQHQAAGLSSLIKAAGFNVIECPALRMATQVCQTPPSWSQQDVWVFVSRNAVVHFAEQLGHEPQGDARLVAVGAATAQAMIEKGWQKIEPLPQSFDSEGMLAMKVFSQPLGLKVGIVRGDGGREFLSESLGKSGAEVQFYEVYQRIIAPFCNQAWSRFKQQDQAVILFTSKSSLDAFIQQCPINDQAWYCRQPLIVFSQRIAEYARHQGFNGSIEVTANSSDQAVLDSFRLFLNRQGE; via the coding sequence ATGAACCAGGCCTGCTTGTTAAATACTCGGCCGCAGCATCAGGCGGCTGGACTTTCAAGTTTAATCAAAGCTGCTGGTTTTAATGTGATCGAGTGCCCTGCATTAAGGATGGCTACTCAAGTTTGCCAAACGCCTCCAAGTTGGTCCCAACAGGATGTTTGGGTTTTTGTCAGTCGCAATGCGGTGGTGCATTTTGCCGAGCAGCTTGGCCACGAACCTCAAGGTGATGCAAGATTAGTCGCTGTTGGTGCGGCTACTGCACAGGCGATGATCGAGAAGGGTTGGCAGAAGATTGAACCCCTGCCGCAAAGCTTTGATTCCGAGGGGATGTTGGCTATGAAGGTCTTTAGTCAACCCTTGGGTTTAAAGGTCGGTATTGTTCGGGGTGATGGTGGCCGCGAGTTTTTGTCGGAAAGCTTAGGTAAATCGGGTGCAGAGGTTCAGTTTTATGAGGTGTATCAACGCATCATTGCCCCTTTTTGTAACCAGGCCTGGTCTAGGTTTAAACAACAAGACCAAGCGGTGATATTGTTTACCAGCAAAAGCAGTTTGGATGCCTTTATTCAACAATGTCCTATTAACGACCAGGCCTGGTACTGCCGACAACCCCTTATCGTGTTCAGTCAGCGTATTGCCGAATATGCACGCCATCAAGGGTTTAATGGCTCTATAGAGGTCACTGCCAATTCGAGTGATCAGGCTGTATTAGATAGTTTTCGCCTATTCCTTAATCGTCAAGGAGAATAA
- a CDS encoding heme biosynthesis HemY N-terminal domain-containing protein: protein MKSLIKLSLVLIVTVLLTSLALLNLGEVNLRWDIWQIETSVTFVLALLIVLFILFYLIIRGWLWVFNLPAVWRNHRRIKRFQQAENSLARGLIAQESADWSQAEKQLIRTAKLSQNGVMHYLTAAKMASMQQADQRRDQYLRQAKLDYPEQGLTIGLVEARLLTEKDPALAAVILAELHKQNPKHKVVLQEYVGILRQLKQWMRLRELMPVIKKVSGLARQDIAQIETEVLAMQLAQAESFSEVENLWQALNGKQKLYPQIMVEYVKAAMKAEQLNGLSEWIEKALKAEWDESLVYYYGRIQFGPAYDRLKKAQAWLKQHPQSAVLFLSLGRLACQSQLWGQAHEYFKQSLKLQPELETFHAFAQCYEAEGEEREAALIYKQAMLALDKPES from the coding sequence ATGAAAAGCCTAATTAAGTTGAGTTTAGTGCTGATCGTCACGGTGTTGCTGACCAGTTTAGCGTTATTAAATTTGGGCGAGGTTAACTTACGCTGGGATATATGGCAGATTGAAACCAGTGTAACTTTTGTTTTGGCCTTGTTAATTGTTTTGTTCATTTTGTTTTATTTAATAATTCGGGGTTGGCTATGGGTTTTTAACTTACCTGCTGTTTGGCGTAATCATCGTCGGATCAAACGGTTTCAGCAAGCGGAAAACTCTTTGGCGAGAGGTTTAATCGCTCAAGAATCGGCGGACTGGTCGCAGGCCGAAAAGCAGCTAATTAGAACAGCCAAGCTCAGTCAAAATGGGGTCATGCACTATCTGACTGCGGCCAAAATGGCATCTATGCAACAAGCAGACCAACGTCGTGATCAATACTTGAGGCAGGCTAAGCTTGATTACCCGGAACAAGGCCTGACGATTGGTTTGGTTGAGGCACGTTTATTGACTGAAAAGGATCCTGCATTGGCCGCAGTGATTTTAGCTGAACTGCATAAACAAAACCCAAAGCACAAGGTGGTGTTACAGGAATACGTTGGGATTTTGCGACAGCTAAAACAATGGATGCGTCTTCGTGAACTCATGCCGGTGATAAAAAAAGTCAGTGGGTTAGCGCGCCAAGATATTGCTCAAATCGAGACTGAAGTTTTAGCCATGCAATTGGCTCAGGCCGAGAGTTTTTCAGAAGTTGAGAATCTATGGCAAGCGCTGAATGGCAAACAAAAACTCTATCCACAAATAATGGTGGAGTATGTTAAAGCAGCTATGAAAGCTGAACAACTCAATGGCTTAAGTGAGTGGATTGAAAAGGCATTGAAGGCGGAATGGGATGAAAGTCTGGTTTATTATTATGGTCGTATTCAGTTTGGTCCGGCTTATGATCGTCTAAAAAAAGCCCAGGCCTGGTTAAAGCAACATCCTCAATCGGCGGTTTTGTTTTTAAGCTTGGGGCGCTTGGCTTGTCAGAGTCAGCTTTGGGGTCAGGCGCATGAGTATTTTAAACAAAGTCTTAAATTACAGCCTGAGTTAGAAACCTTTCATGCCTTTGCCCAATGCTATGAAGCTGAAGGAGAGGAACGTGAAGCGGCGTTAATTTATAAGCAAGCCATGCTGGCATTGGATAAACCCGAGTCCTAG